Within the Saccharomonospora amisosensis genome, the region AACGCACCGCCGGGCATGACCTCCTCCGCAGGCTGGAAGATCAGTCGTACCCTGCCGGGAAGCTCATCGGCCTGTGCCAGCGCGAGCCCCGCGCCCAGCAGCGCGGCGGTGTGCATGTCGTGCCCGCAGGCGTGCGCCACGCCGTCGACGGCCGAGGCGAACGGCAGTCCGGTCGCCTCGGTGAGCGGCAACGCATCCAGGTCGGCCCGAAGCGCGACGCACGTGGGCCCGCTACCGACATCGCACACCACGCCGGTCCCGCCTGGAAGCACCCACGGACGCAAGCCCGCCGAGCGCAGCAGCTTCACCACCAACTCCGTCGTGCCGAACTCGTGTCTGGCCAACTCGGGGTTGGTATGGATGTGCCTTCGCCACGCCACGACGTCGGCGGCGTGGCGCAACAGCCACTCGTCGAGCCAGGCGGGGCCACGGCCCGCGCCGAGGTCGGTCGGCGTGGGGGCCACGGTGACCCCGGAGTCGGTCAGCAAAGCGGCAGCCGTACCCGACCCGCCGTGCTCACCAGGCAGGTCCGGCCGGGAGTCGAGAACGGTCACGCCGCACCTCCGCACGCATCCGGCACGAGGTCGTTGGAGCTCACTGTCTCTCGCTGGGAAATCATTGCCGTACGCATTTGCTCTCAGTCTTGCACCACACAGGGTAGTTGTAACCCAGATGTCCTAATGACGAGACAGAAGGTAGCCCGGTTGCGCTAAGCGGTGACGCAGTGTTCGGCGAAACTGTAGGGCTCTGTCGGTGGCTGAGAGCGTTCGGCAGCCCGCGCCGTCCGCCGAGCGAGCCTAGCCGCCCTGTTGCCGCTTCTTCCTGATGTGCCTTCCCCACAGCACGATGCCGAGCAGCACCGCGGCCGCGGCACCCACCACCAGCCTGCTTCGGTCCTTGTCCGCGTCAACCTCGGTCTGCGGGTCGAGGGTAGGGCCGGGCTCGGGATCGACGTCCTGGGCCGGATACGGCGCCGCTGCGACGAGCGGCTCGGCGGACGAGGTGACCGGTGTCACCGACCCGATGACCACGAAGCTCGCGGCAAGGGCAAGCAGCCCGACCACGACGGCAAGCACACGCACGGGCACCAGTCTGCCCGCTCACGCCCCTTCGCGTCAGCCGCCACGCGGCAGTGGCGCTTCGAACGCCTGGAGAATTCGCTCGGCGGCCAGGGTGGCGGTGAGCCTGCCGTCACGCACCTCCTGCTCCACCTCGGGCACGACCGCGCGAACCCCAGGGTGCGCCTCCAGGCGGTCGAGCAACTGCTCCCTGACCATCGACCAGGTCCAGTCGACCTGCTGCTGCCTGCGCTTCTCGGTCAACTCACCGGTGGACCGCAGCATCTCACGGTGCCTGCCGATCTGCTGCCACACCGTGTCCAACCCGGCACCGGTCAGCGCGCTGCAGGTCAGCACGGGTGGGACCCACCTGGCATCGGGCCCGTAGATCATCCGCAGTGCTCCCGACAGCTCCCTCGCCGCCTTGCGTGCCTGCAACTCGTGTTCGCCGTCGGCCTTGTTCACCGCGATCACGTCCGCGAGTTCGAGCACGCCCTTCTTGATGCCCTGCAACTGGTCGCCCGTTCGTGCCAGCGTCAGGAACAGGAAGCAGTCGACCATGTTGGCGACCGCCACCTCGGACTGCCCGACACCGACCGTCTCCACCAGCACCACGTCGTAGCCGGCGGCCTCCATCAGCACGATCGACTCGCGGGTGGCCCTCGCGACCCCGCCGAGCGTGCCCGACGTCGGCGACGGCCGGATGAAGGCCGACGCATCCGTGGCCAGTCGCGCCATCCGCGTCTTGTCGCCGAGGATGCTGCCGCCGGTGCGGGTCGACGACGGGTCGACGGCGAGCACAGCCACCCGGTGCCCCTCGCCGGTGAGCTTCGTGCCCAACTCGTCGATGAAGGTCGACTTGCCCACCCCGGGAACGCCGGTGATGCCGACCCGTTGCGCGCCGCCCGCGTGCGGCAGCAACTCCACCAGCAGCTCCTGCGCCTGCCTGCGGTGGTCGGGGTGTGCGGACTCCACCAGCGTGATGGCCCGCGACAGGATGCCGCGGTCGCCCGCGAGCACCCCCTTCGCGTATGCGGCGACGTCGACGGTGCGAGGCATGCCTACGAGTGTCGCGCTTGCAGCTGTTCGAGCAGACCGGCGGCGGCCTCGGCGATCACCGTGCCGGGGCCGAAGATCGCCGCGGCGCCCGACTGCCGCAGCTCGTCGTAGTCCTGCGGTGGGATCACACCGCCACAGACGATCATGATGTCGTCGCGGCCGAGTTGCGTCAGCTCCGCACGCAGGGCGGGAACCAGCGAGAGGTGTCCTGCCGCGAGCGAGGAGACGCCCACGACGTGCACGTCGGCCTCCACTGCCTGCCGGGCGACCTCGGCCGGGGTGGAGAACAGCGGCCCCACGTCGACATCGAAGCCGAGGTCGGCGAACGCGGTTGCGATCACCTTCTGGCCACGGTCGTGCCCGTCCTGGCCCATCTTCGCGACAAGGATGCGTGGCCTGCGCCCCTCGGCGCGGGCGAACTCCTCGACCAGTTCCCGAACCGACTCCACCTTGTCAGACTTGCCGACCTCGTCGCGGTACACGCCCGAGATGGTACGAATCTGGCCCGAGTGCCTGCCCCACACCCGTTCGAGCGCCTCGGAGATCTCGCCGACCGTGGCCTTCGCGCGTGCCGCGTCGATGGCCAGCTCGAGCAGATTGGCCTCACGGGACTCGGACGCGGCGCACTCGGTGAGCCTGCGCAGTGCCTGCGTCGTGGCCTCCTCGTCGCGCTCGGCCCGCAGCCTGCGCAGCTTGTCAAGTTGCTGGGCGCGAACCCCTTCGTTATCGACCTTGAGCACGTCGACGTGCTCGTCGGTGTCAAGCCGGTACTTGTTGACGCCGATCACCGGCTGCCGTCCGGAGTCGATGCGCGCCTGGGTGCGCGCGGCCGCCTCCTCGATGCGCAGCTTGGGGATACCGGCGTCGATGGCGCGCGCCATGCCGCCCGCCGACTCGACTTCCTCGATGTGGCCCCACGCCTTCCGTGCCAGGTCGTAGGTGAGGCGCTCGACGAACGCGCTGCCGCCCCACGGGTCGATGACGCGTGTCGTGCCGGACTCCTGCTGCAGCAGCAACTGCGTGTTGCGCGCGATCCGCGCGCTGTTGTCGGTGGGCAGCGCGAGCGCCTCGTCGAGCGCGTTGGTGTGCAGTGACTGGGTGTGGCCCTGCGTCGCGGCCATCGCCTCCACGCAGGTACGCACCACGTTGTTGTAGACGTCCTGCGCGGTGAGTGACCAGCCTGAGGTCTGGCAGTGGGTGCGCAGCGACAGTGATTTGTCGTTGCGTGGCTCGAATCGCTTGACCAGCTTGGCCCACAGCAGCCGGGCCGCTCGCAGCTTGGCGACCTCCATGAAGAAGTTCATCCCGATCGCCCAGAAGAACGACAACCGGGGCGCGAACGCGTCGATGTCCAGACCCGCGTCGATCCCCGCGCGGATGTACTCCACACCGTCCGCGAGCGTGTAGGCCAGCTCCAGGTCGGCGGTGGCCCCGGCCTCCTGCATGTGGTAGCCGGAGATGGAGATCGAGTTGAACCTCGGCATGTGGCGCGAGGTGTAGGCGAAGATGTCAGAGATGATCCGCATCGAGGGCTGCGGCGGGTAGATGTAGGTGTTGCGGACCATGAACTCCTTGAGGATGTCGTTCTGGATGGTCCCCGCCAGCTGCTTGGGCGCCACCCCCTGCTCCTCAGCCGCGACGACGTACAGTGCCAGCACCGGCAACACGGCGCCGTTCATGGTCATCGACACGCTCATCTTGTCCAGCGGGATGCCGTCGAACAGCTGCCGCATGTCGTAGATGGAGTCGATGGCCACGCCCGCCATGCCGACATCGCCCGCCACCCGCGGGTGGTCGGAGTCGTAACCGCGGTGCGTCGCCAGGTCGAAGGCGACGGACAGCCCCTTCTGACCCGCGGCGAGATTGCGCCGGTAGAAGGCGTTCGACTCCTCGGCGGTGGAGAAACCCGCGTACTGCCGGATGGTCCACGGCTGGTTGACGTACATCGTCGGATACGGCCCGCGCAGGTACGGCGCGATCCCGGGATAGGTGTCGAGGAAGTCCAGCCCGGACAGCTCGGCCTCGGTGTACAGCGGCCGCACGCCGATTCCCTCAGGGGTCTCCGATGCCAGCGCGTCGGGGCCCTTGCCGGTGGTTTCGTGCAGCGCCCCGGTCCACTCCGACCGGTCGGCCTGCCGCACACCACCGAGTTCGACGTCGGTGAAGTCGGGGATGCTCATGGGGCCACTCCCAGGGTTTCGAGGGTGCCGGTCAGTACGGCGAGCGCGTCACATCCCTTGTGGACGTACCCGGTAACAGCCGGGTAGTCGGCTGGCTTGCCCGCGAGCAGCACACTCACGGCGCCCGCCTCACGCAGCGCAGCGGCGACCTCGGCCGCCTGCTGGGCGTAGGCCTTGTCGCTGCCGCACAGGCACGCGACCGTCGTGCCGCTTTCACGGAAGGCCGCGACCGGATCGTCGGTCACCCCCGGGTTGATCGGCTCGATCCCGCCCGCCATGAACAGGTTCGCCGCGAACGTCGCCCGCGCGGTGTGGTCGGCCAGCGGTCCGAGCGTGGCGAGGAAGACCGAGGGGCGGCTGCCGGTCTCCGCCAGCCGCGCGTCGGCGCGGTCCCGAAGCCGCTCGTAGTCCTGCGCGTATCGCAAGCGCGGCAGGCCACCTCCCTCGGCCGCCGGTGTGGCGGGCTCGCGTTCGAGGTCGGCCTCTTCCAGCAGTGGGAACTCGCTGACGCCGGTGATCGGGTCTTCCCTGGTCGCGATGCGGGCTCGGCGGGCCTGCCAGGTCAAGTCGAGCCTCGCCGCGAGCGCACCGGAGCCGAGCTCGGCCTCGATGCCTCCCGCCGCTTCGATGGCGGTGAACTCCCGCCACGCCGCCTGCGCCAGCGCGTCGGTGAGGTTCTCCACGTACCACGACCCGCCTGCCGGGTCGATCACCGCGGCGAGCTTGGATTCCTCGAGCAGGATCGCCTGCGTGTTGCGGGCGATCCTGCGGCCGAAACCGTCCGCAAGGCCGAGCGCTGAGTCGAACGGCAGCACGGTCACCGCATCGGCACCGCCCACGCCCGCCGCGAAGCAGGCGACGGTGGTGCGCAGCATGTTCACCCACGGATCACGCCTTGTCAGCATGGCCGGTGAGGTGACGGCGTGCTGGTACATGGCGGTCCCAGGCGCCCCGCAGACCTCGCCGACCCGTGCCCACAGCCTGCGCGCGGCGCGCAGCTTGGCGATGGTCATGAACTGGTCGGTGGAGGCGGCGAAGCGGAACTCCAACTGACCCGCGGCCTCCTCGACGCTGAGCCCCGCCGCGGTGAGCGCACGCAGGTACGCGACGCCCGCCGCGACGGCGGCGCCCAGTTCCTGCGCGTCCGAACCGCCCGCCTCGTGAAACGGCAGCCCGTCGGCGACGACGGTGCGCATCGCCGGGTACTCGCGCGCGACCCGGGCGGCGAGTTCAGCCGACGCGGCCACGTCGTGCGCGCGTCCCGTTCTGGCCAGCAGCCCGATCGGGTCGGCTCCGATGCCACCCGCCACGCTTGTCGGCGGCACGCGCTGGTCCGCGAGCAGCGCGAACAACGCGTCGGCGGCTTCGAGATAGTCCGCTCCGGGGTCGAGCACCACAGGCGCGAGGTCCAGCCGGACCTCGTGCAGCGCGTCGGCGAGCGAGGACACCGGCAACGCGCCCGCGCCGACCCGCAGCCAGCTGGACGTGACGCCGCCTTCCAGGTCGGCGAGCACGGCGCGGTTCGTCACCGCCGGGTCGGGGTGGGTGTGCGACGCGCGCACGTCCCAGCCGGTGAGCACGTGCCCCTCCGGCCTCGACCCGCGCACGAACGGGCTCAGGCCGGGAAAGCCCGCGGCGGGGGCCACGTCGGCCGCCGTGTACAGCGGCTGGATCGCGATGCCCTCGTAGGTGCGCGTGATGAGGTCCTCTGGCCGCGAGCCGGTCTTGCTCAACACGGCCTCGACCAGCCTCTCCCAGTCGGCGCGGTCGGGACGGTCGAACTCGGCCGCCAGTGGCAGCTCAGCCACGTTCGTCATAACTAGTCATGTTAGGGGGGTCACCCTTGCGGTGGTTGTGAGGCAAATCGCCATTAACAAGGCTGGTCCGGCCAACCAGGGAAGGAGAGTTCGCCACAATAGGCCTGTGTCCAACCCGCCATCCAAACCACCGGCTTTCCCCGACGAGTCACGACTCGTCGCGGGCCGATACCGGCTGCGGTCTGTTCTCGGGTCGGGCTCGATGGGCACCGTCTGGTCGGCCTACGACGAGTTCCTGCAGCGGCCGGTCGCGGTCAAGGAAGTCAGGATGCCGCCTGGCGTGCCCGCGACCAGGATCAGCGAGTTACGGGAGCGGACCCTGCGTGAGGCCAGGGCGATCGCGGTGCTCTCCCACCCGAACGTGATCACGCTGCACGACGTGGTCAGGGAGAACGGCGACCCGTACGTGGTGATGGAGTTGCTGCCGGCGCGCAGTCTCGCCGGGCTGCTGCACCAGGCAGGGCGGCTCACGGTCCCGCAGGCCGCCGCGGTCGCCGACGCCGTCGCCGCCGCGCTCGAGGCCGCTCACGCGGCCGGGATCACGCACCGCGACGTCAAGCCCGGCAACGTGCTCGTGGCGGGCGACGGCCGCATCAAGCTCACCGATTTCGGCATCGCCCGCAACGTCTCCGAAGCCACCATGACCCACACCGGCATGATGCTGGGTTCGCCCGCGTTCATCGCGCCGGAAGTGGCCTCCGGCGGTGCGGTCACCTACACGGCCGACCTGTGGGGACTCGGTGCCACGCTGTTCGCGGCCACCGAGGGCCATCCGCCCTACGACGCCGACGGCGACCCGTTCGAAACGGTGACGCGTGTGGTTCACGGCGACGTGCCGAGGCCGTCGGCGGGTCCGCTGGCACCGTTGATCCGTGGCCTGATGGCGAAGCGCCCCGCGGAGCGGATGTCGCTGTCGGAGGTCCGGCGCAGGCTGTACCCGCTGCTGAGGAAGCCACACCACCCGCTGTTCCCCGCCGAACTGTTCCGGCAGGGCGAAGGTTCCCGTGCGGGCAGCGAGGCCAGCGTCACCCGCGTGATTCCACGCATGCCGCCCGCCAAGCCGAGCGAATCCCCTGCGGGCACGCGGCAGTCGAAGCCGGAAAGCACGGGCGGTGAGGCCGGCGCGTTGGCCGCCGACCCGGGGCCACTGCCCTTCGCCGCGAGCGGTTCGGGTTCGACGGGTTCACCAGGTTCGTCAGGTTCGGCGGGTCCCGCCGATCCGGCGGACTCAGCGGGGCTGTCGCCGTCCGCTATCGCGGCCGCGCTGGGCGAGCGGATCGACGCTCGAAGGGCCGCGCTCGTCGCCGTGGCGATGCTGCTGTTCCTCGCGGCCGCGGCGGCGGGTTTCGCGCTCACCAGGGTGGTGGCCGGGCAAGCGCTTGAGCCGCCCCAGCCCGTCGCACCCCACCCGGCGGCCAGGCCCGCGACACAGTCGCTGGAACTGCTCACCCGGGAAGGCGACGCGACCAACCTGCGAGGGGCCAAGGGCGGCCTGTTCTCCGTGGAGGTGCCTTCCAACTGGGTGCGGTTCACCAGCCAGCGGCCCGAAGGTGCGTTGCCGACATCGACCATGGTGCGTTTCGTGTCCCCCGATGGCTCGCAGGTGCTCGGCGTGGAGCATTTCGCCAACTACTTCCCGGACCTGGCCGCGCAAGACTACGTGCGGGCACTGGCCGGGTACTGGCCGGAGTCGGACTTCACGCTGGTGCGTTCCGACCCGCTGGCCGACGGCCGCGAGGGGGTGCTGCTGGGCTACCGCACCGCGGAGCGCGGCAGCGGGCAGCGGGCGAGCAACAGAACCACGCAGGCCGAGGTGTTCCGCAGTGACTCCAGCCTGTGGGTAGTGAGCGTTACGGTGCCGCTGGAGCGGGAGCGGTTCGGCCGCAGCCAACTGTTCGACCGGATCGTGCCGACGTTTCGGATGACCAGTTAGCGGTGAGTCACAGTGGGTTGGCGGGAACGGCGCCTGCCTCATCCCCGCCTTTCGTCTCCGAAGCGCCGCGCCGAGACGTTGGCCTGCGCGATCCTGCGCAGCGCCACGAGAACCGCGTCGCCGAGCACGGTGCCGACCACCGCGCTTTCCACGATCGACTCGGTGGTCGGTAGCCCGACCACGAACTCCAGGTCGGACTCGGCGAGCCGATCGGCCGCCTCTGCGTAGGTGTCGAGGGCGTCGACCAGCCGCGCGTGTCCGAGGTTGCGCAGTGTGCACAGCACTCCCACCAGCGCCTGCACCGGCGCCTGCCTCAGTTCCAGTCGCCAGCCACGTTTGGCCGCGACCTCCTCGACCCGCTGGATCGCCCACTGTTCTGTCCGCTGGTTGGCGCTTCCGCGATTCAGCGGCAGCCCGTGCTGGGCGATACCGAGCACGTCGTAGGTTCGGTCGTGGGAGTCGATGGCGGTGAGGATTTCGCGGACCGAAGCGATGGAAAGCCCACCGACTTCAAGCAGCGCGCGCACCAGCCTCAGGCGGCGCACGTGGGACTCGTCGTAGCGCGCCTGGTTCGGGCTGGTGCGCTCGCCCGGATGAAGCAAACCCTCGCGCAGGTAGTACTTGATGGTCGCGACCGCGACACCTGACCCCCTGCTCAACTCGGCCATTCGCATCGACGCTCGCCCTTCCCTCGCACCCTCCCAGTACGGATACAGTAGCTCTCCATTATGGAGAGTCTGGCTATCCAATAGCGCCGTCAACCGGTGCAGGAGCAGGCTCTAGGCTTCACGATCGTGGACGAGACAAGCGACCAGCGACCCCGTGAACTCGCCGCGGCCGCGGCGCGCGTGCTCGCCGAACGAACCGGCGCGGACACGCACGACATCGCCATCGTGCTCGGCTCCGGCTGGCGCCCGGCCGCTGACCTGATTGGCGAGCCGCAGACCGAGATCGATCTCGCGGAGCTTCCCGGCTTCGAGACACCGACCGCCGTCGGCCACGGCAGCACGACACGCTCGCTGCTCGTCGGCGGACGACGTGTCCTTGTCCTGCTGGGGCGCACTCACCTCTACGAGGGGAGGGGCGTGGCCCGCGTGGTGCACGGTGTGCGGACGGCGGCCGCGGCGGGTGTGCGCACCGTGCTGCTGACCAACGCGGCCGGCGGGTTACGCGACGGGTTCCAGGTCGGTCAGCCGGTCCTCATCTGTGACCACCTGAACATGACGGCCACCTCGCCGATCACCGGAGCGAACTTCGTCGATCTCGTGGAGCTGTACTCGGGCAGGCTGCGGCAGGTGGCAAGGGAGATCGACTCGTCGCTGGTCGAAGGTGTGTACGCGGGGCTGCCGGGACCGCACTTCGAGACTCCAGCCGAGATCCGCATGCTGCGCACGCTCGGCGCCGACCTGGTTGGAATGTCAACGGTCCTCGAGGCAATCGCCGCACGTGCCGAGGGAGTCGAGGTATTCGGGCTGTCGCTGGTCACCAATCTCGCCGCGGGCATCACGGGTGAACCGCTCAGCCACCAGGAGATCATCGAGGCGGGCAGGGCAGCCGCGGAACGGATGGGTGGCCTGCTCCGCGAACTCGTCCTGCACGCCTGACTACGTCACTTGCTCGTGGTGCCGTTGCCGGTAGCGATCGGAGCGTCTGTGATCTCACGGCTCGTCATCGGTTTTCCCTTCCCAAGCAACAGCGGCTTTCGCGTCTGACACGCGGAACCATTTGGCGGTGCGCGGAATCGCGCACTTCCAAATTTGGCGCAGAATTGGCAAGTGGACAATAGCCCGATCGTGTGCTAGCAGGTTTTCAGTCGTTGACTCTCAGCGACTTGTCGCCGCCCTGCTAAATGCGTTGTTCACGGTGGTCACACGATTACGAACACTGTCACTCGAACGAGTGGAAATATGTCGTGTCACCACCGCATGACGGAATTTCGGACAATGAACCCGTAAGAACACTCAGGCGAAGTGATCGGGCAAAGCTCGCTGCAAAATGTGATCCGCAACTTTCAGCTCCACCGCTCGCGACGCCTCACAACCGGCGGGCCGGTGACCGCCGGGGTCGACCCCAGCCTTGCGGTGCGCCCTTGGCAGCATTGCGAGATGGAGCAGAACCCGCCCAGACTCACCTCCGCCGAGCGGGACAGGGCACTTCGGTGGATCGCCGACGACGTGACACCTCACGACCGCACTGAGCTTCAGGAAGTGCTCGCAGCGGCGATGAACGCCCAACCCGACGCCGTAGCGGAGTTGCGGGAGCGCATGGCGGGGGAACTCGCGTTCGGCACCGCGGGACTGCGCGGACCCGTACGCGCAGGGCCCAACGGAATGAACACGGCTGTGGTCGTGCGGGCCACGGCCGGTGTCGCGTCCTGGCTTCGGGGCGAAGGCAGGGCGGGCCGCACCGTGATCGTCGGCAGGGACGCCAGGCACGGCTCGGCGGACTTCGCCACCGCCGCGGCAGAGGTGCTCACGGCGGCTGGATTCGATGTCCGGCTGCTGCCCGCAGCACTGCCGACTCCACTGCTTGCCTTCGCCGTTCGCAGGCTCGGCGCGGCGGCGGGCATCCAGATCACCGCGTCACACAACCCTCCCGCCGACAACGGCTACAAGGTCTACGACCACACGGGCGCGCTGATCGTGCCTCCCGCCGACCGGCGGATCGAGTCCGCGATCGAAGCGGCTCCGGCGGCGATCTCAGTGCCGAGGTCACCCGGCGCCGAGGTGCTTG harbors:
- the meaB gene encoding methylmalonyl Co-A mutase-associated GTPase MeaB, whose translation is MPRTVDVAAYAKGVLAGDRGILSRAITLVESAHPDHRRQAQELLVELLPHAGGAQRVGITGVPGVGKSTFIDELGTKLTGEGHRVAVLAVDPSSTRTGGSILGDKTRMARLATDASAFIRPSPTSGTLGGVARATRESIVLMEAAGYDVVLVETVGVGQSEVAVANMVDCFLFLTLARTGDQLQGIKKGVLELADVIAVNKADGEHELQARKAARELSGALRMIYGPDARWVPPVLTCSALTGAGLDTVWQQIGRHREMLRSTGELTEKRRQQQVDWTWSMVREQLLDRLEAHPGVRAVVPEVEQEVRDGRLTATLAAERILQAFEAPLPRGG
- the scpA gene encoding methylmalonyl-CoA mutase, which translates into the protein MSIPDFTDVELGGVRQADRSEWTGALHETTGKGPDALASETPEGIGVRPLYTEAELSGLDFLDTYPGIAPYLRGPYPTMYVNQPWTIRQYAGFSTAEESNAFYRRNLAAGQKGLSVAFDLATHRGYDSDHPRVAGDVGMAGVAIDSIYDMRQLFDGIPLDKMSVSMTMNGAVLPVLALYVVAAEEQGVAPKQLAGTIQNDILKEFMVRNTYIYPPQPSMRIISDIFAYTSRHMPRFNSISISGYHMQEAGATADLELAYTLADGVEYIRAGIDAGLDIDAFAPRLSFFWAIGMNFFMEVAKLRAARLLWAKLVKRFEPRNDKSLSLRTHCQTSGWSLTAQDVYNNVVRTCVEAMAATQGHTQSLHTNALDEALALPTDNSARIARNTQLLLQQESGTTRVIDPWGGSAFVERLTYDLARKAWGHIEEVESAGGMARAIDAGIPKLRIEEAAARTQARIDSGRQPVIGVNKYRLDTDEHVDVLKVDNEGVRAQQLDKLRRLRAERDEEATTQALRRLTECAASESREANLLELAIDAARAKATVGEISEALERVWGRHSGQIRTISGVYRDEVGKSDKVESVRELVEEFARAEGRRPRILVAKMGQDGHDRGQKVIATAFADLGFDVDVGPLFSTPAEVARQAVEADVHVVGVSSLAAGHLSLVPALRAELTQLGRDDIMIVCGGVIPPQDYDELRQSGAAAIFGPGTVIAEAAAGLLEQLQARHS
- a CDS encoding serine/threonine-protein kinase; protein product: MGTVWSAYDEFLQRPVAVKEVRMPPGVPATRISELRERTLREARAIAVLSHPNVITLHDVVRENGDPYVVMELLPARSLAGLLHQAGRLTVPQAAAVADAVAAALEAAHAAGITHRDVKPGNVLVAGDGRIKLTDFGIARNVSEATMTHTGMMLGSPAFIAPEVASGGAVTYTADLWGLGATLFAATEGHPPYDADGDPFETVTRVVHGDVPRPSAGPLAPLIRGLMAKRPAERMSLSEVRRRLYPLLRKPHHPLFPAELFRQGEGSRAGSEASVTRVIPRMPPAKPSESPAGTRQSKPESTGGEAGALAADPGPLPFAASGSGSTGSPGSSGSAGPADPADSAGLSPSAIAAALGERIDARRAALVAVAMLLFLAAAAAGFALTRVVAGQALEPPQPVAPHPAARPATQSLELLTREGDATNLRGAKGGLFSVEVPSNWVRFTSQRPEGALPTSTMVRFVSPDGSQVLGVEHFANYFPDLAAQDYVRALAGYWPESDFTLVRSDPLADGREGVLLGYRTAERGSGQRASNRTTQAEVFRSDSSLWVVSVTVPLERERFGRSQLFDRIVPTFRMTS
- a CDS encoding purine-nucleoside phosphorylase, yielding MDETSDQRPRELAAAAARVLAERTGADTHDIAIVLGSGWRPAADLIGEPQTEIDLAELPGFETPTAVGHGSTTRSLLVGGRRVLVLLGRTHLYEGRGVARVVHGVRTAAAAGVRTVLLTNAAGGLRDGFQVGQPVLICDHLNMTATSPITGANFVDLVELYSGRLRQVAREIDSSLVEGVYAGLPGPHFETPAEIRMLRTLGADLVGMSTVLEAIAARAEGVEVFGLSLVTNLAAGITGEPLSHQEIIEAGRAAAERMGGLLRELVLHA
- a CDS encoding MerR family transcriptional regulator is translated as MRMAELSRGSGVAVATIKYYLREGLLHPGERTSPNQARYDESHVRRLRLVRALLEVGGLSIASVREILTAIDSHDRTYDVLGIAQHGLPLNRGSANQRTEQWAIQRVEEVAAKRGWRLELRQAPVQALVGVLCTLRNLGHARLVDALDTYAEAADRLAESDLEFVVGLPTTESIVESAVVGTVLGDAVLVALRRIAQANVSARRFGDERRG
- a CDS encoding methylmalonyl-CoA mutase family protein, translated to MTNVAELPLAAEFDRPDRADWERLVEAVLSKTGSRPEDLITRTYEGIAIQPLYTAADVAPAAGFPGLSPFVRGSRPEGHVLTGWDVRASHTHPDPAVTNRAVLADLEGGVTSSWLRVGAGALPVSSLADALHEVRLDLAPVVLDPGADYLEAADALFALLADQRVPPTSVAGGIGADPIGLLARTGRAHDVAASAELAARVAREYPAMRTVVADGLPFHEAGGSDAQELGAAVAAGVAYLRALTAAGLSVEEAAGQLEFRFAASTDQFMTIAKLRAARRLWARVGEVCGAPGTAMYQHAVTSPAMLTRRDPWVNMLRTTVACFAAGVGGADAVTVLPFDSALGLADGFGRRIARNTQAILLEESKLAAVIDPAGGSWYVENLTDALAQAAWREFTAIEAAGGIEAELGSGALAARLDLTWQARRARIATREDPITGVSEFPLLEEADLEREPATPAAEGGGLPRLRYAQDYERLRDRADARLAETGSRPSVFLATLGPLADHTARATFAANLFMAGGIEPINPGVTDDPVAAFRESGTTVACLCGSDKAYAQQAAEVAAALREAGAVSVLLAGKPADYPAVTGYVHKGCDALAVLTGTLETLGVAP